In Dermacentor variabilis isolate Ectoservices chromosome 7, ASM5094787v1, whole genome shotgun sequence, a genomic segment contains:
- the LOC142588214 gene encoding endoplasmic reticulum lectin 1: MTILKLLYGATLALLLRSARGNLADDSVLFSINWPGSSPDKKLAPAELETLWMVSAEKERYQCLLPANPLSREDADAASPYTGPTPLELLKPLFSRLFCSYRLEQYWTYELCHGKSVRQYHEESVDNKVVLQQYYLGKYDAKKLEVDDASYLSERSRRPPRIRLEAGLELPYFAVNMTGGTACELGEGAQRATRVLYVCNPEARNEVLSIEELSTCEYQAVVFTPYLCAHPDYSPETSPENPIQCVAQDGAPRRPKGFGTEQVQLLPPEPLAPQPPPSADKLSQLVKDFLAGSHCLTGGAGWWKYEFCYGQRVSQFHEEKGKERTSILLGIWDHQAHLTWLDQHPERKPGRAPRYLTHFYGSGDTCDLTGKPRTVEVLLKCRQAKGNLDSVSLYLLEPRTCEYILGVESAIVCSLLEKVDEYGLPS; encoded by the exons ATGACAATACTTAAGCTCCTCTATGGAGCAACCTTGGCATTGCTGCTGCGCTCGGCTCGTGGTAACCTCGCCGACGACTCGGTCCTGTTCAGCATAAACTGGCCGGGTTCCTCGCCTGACAAGAAGCTGGCGCCCGCCGAG CTGGAAACGCTGTGGATGGTGTCTGCCGAAAAGGAGCGCTACCAGTGCCTGCTGCCCGCCAACCCACTATCACGAGAG GACGCCGATGCTGCTTCCCCGTACACGGGGCCAACGCCGCTGGAGCTGCTGAAGCCGCTCTTCTCCCGGCTCTTCTGTTCCTACCGT CTGGAGCAGTACTGGACCTACGAGCTGTGCCATGGCAAGAGCGTTCGGCAATACCACGAGGAAAGCGTCGACAACAAG GTAGTCCTGCAACAGTACTACCTGGGCAAGTACGACGCCAAGAAGCTGGAAGTTGATG ATGCGAGCTACTTATCGGAGAGAAGCCGG CGGCCGCCCCGCATTCGGCTGGAAGCGGGCCTGGAGCTTCCGTACTTTGCGGTCAACATGACCGGAGGCACGGCGTGCGAGCTGGGAGAGGGCGCGCAGCGCGCAACCCGTGTGCTCTACGTCTGCAACCCGGAGGCCCGCAACGAGGTGCTGAGCATCGAAGAGCTCTCCACGTGCGAGTACCAGGCCGTGGTGTTTACCCCTTACCTCTGCGCTCACCCAGACTACAG TCCGGAAACGTCGCCGGAGAACCCAATCCAGTGTGTGGCCCAAGATGGCGCCCCCCGACGGCCCAAGGGCTTTGGGACAGAACAGGTGCAGCTGCTTCCTCCCGAGCCACTGGCACCGCAGCCACCTCCATCAGCTGACAAGTTGTCCCAGCTGGTGAAGGACTTCCTTGCAGGCAGCCACTGCCTGACAGGG GGTGCAGGCTGGTGGAAGTACGAGTTCTGCTATGGCCAGCGCGTGAGCCAGTTCCACGAGGAGAAAGGCAAGGAACGGACTAGCATCCTGCTGGGCATTTGGGACCACCAGGCACACCTGACCTGGCTGGACCAGCATCCTGAGCGCAAGCCTGGCCGCGCGCCCAG GTACCTAACGCACTTTTATGGATCTGGGGACACCTGCGACCTCACGGGCAAGCCTCGCACAGTGGAAGTCCTCCTGAA GTGCCGTCAGGCGAAGGGCAACCTCGACAGTGTGTCCCTGTACTTGCTGGAGCCGCGCACCTGCGAGTACATTCTCGGG GTAGAGTCGGCCATAGTCTGCAGCCTCCTGGAGAAAGTGGACGAGTATGGACTGCCCAGCTGA